The following are from one region of the Hymenobacter radiodurans genome:
- a CDS encoding carboxylesterase/lipase family protein produces MKTVLLLLCFMILGLPIAFGQAKKPPTASTTTRVQTANGLLEGATAASGIREFKGVPFAAPPVGDLRWREPQPVKNWTGTRQAKNFGPQAMQLPIYSDMNFRSDGVSEDCLYLNVWTPAKSAQVKLPVLVYFYGGGFIAGDGSEPRYDGESMAKRGIVAVTVNYRLGIFGFLAHPELTQESPNKASGNYGFLDQNAALRWVQQNIAAFGGDPKKVTIAGESAGSMSVSAQMASPLSKALFSRAIGESGSMLNTSFGPLPLAEAEKNGAAFATSLGATSLAALRALPAQQLLEAASKPGVPRFAPTIDGYFFMQTPTATFAAGQQARVPLLVGWNSQEMTAPFLLGKAPPTPYDYRKVVQKLYGERADDILKLYPASTPEQAEQSATELAGDRFIAYSTWKWADMHSQTGGQPVYRYLYARPRPAMNPAMGSAPADRGASHSAEIEYALGNLATNKVYAWTPDDYKVSETMQSYFANFIKTGNPNGGGLPTWPAAKAGANAQILRIDVTTRAEPEQNRARYLLLDQAFTK; encoded by the coding sequence ATGAAAACTGTACTGCTCCTTTTGTGCTTTATGATTCTCGGTTTGCCTATAGCTTTTGGTCAGGCAAAAAAGCCCCCCACAGCCTCTACTACCACCCGTGTGCAGACCGCCAATGGCTTGCTGGAAGGAGCTACGGCAGCGAGTGGCATTCGCGAGTTCAAGGGGGTACCGTTTGCCGCGCCCCCCGTCGGCGACTTGCGGTGGCGGGAGCCTCAGCCAGTCAAAAACTGGACGGGGACGCGACAAGCCAAGAACTTTGGCCCCCAGGCAATGCAACTGCCCATTTACAGCGACATGAATTTTCGCTCCGATGGGGTGAGTGAAGATTGTCTGTATCTGAATGTGTGGACGCCGGCCAAATCAGCGCAGGTGAAACTGCCTGTGCTAGTGTATTTCTACGGCGGCGGCTTTATTGCGGGCGATGGCTCGGAGCCGCGCTACGATGGCGAAAGTATGGCCAAGCGCGGCATTGTGGCCGTCACGGTGAATTATCGATTGGGCATTTTTGGCTTCTTAGCTCATCCTGAACTAACCCAAGAATCACCTAATAAGGCATCGGGCAACTATGGCTTTCTGGACCAGAATGCTGCGTTGCGCTGGGTACAGCAGAATATTGCGGCCTTCGGCGGCGACCCCAAAAAGGTAACAATTGCCGGCGAGTCAGCGGGCTCGATGTCAGTGAGCGCGCAGATGGCGTCGCCGCTATCCAAAGCGTTGTTTTCCAGGGCCATCGGTGAAAGCGGCTCCATGCTAAACACCAGCTTTGGACCTTTGCCCTTGGCCGAAGCGGAGAAAAACGGGGCGGCCTTTGCAACCAGCCTTGGGGCAACTTCGCTGGCAGCCTTGCGAGCACTGCCGGCCCAACAACTCCTTGAAGCAGCCAGCAAGCCCGGTGTGCCACGCTTCGCTCCTACCATCGATGGCTACTTTTTCATGCAGACGCCCACGGCCACGTTTGCCGCCGGGCAACAAGCGCGCGTACCGCTGCTCGTGGGGTGGAATTCGCAGGAAATGACTGCTCCGTTTTTGCTTGGTAAAGCGCCACCTACGCCTTACGACTACCGCAAAGTGGTGCAAAAGCTTTACGGAGAGCGTGCCGACGACATTCTAAAGCTTTACCCAGCTAGCACTCCCGAACAGGCAGAGCAGTCGGCCACCGAACTTGCTGGCGACCGGTTTATTGCCTACAGTACCTGGAAATGGGCCGATATGCATAGTCAAACCGGCGGTCAGCCGGTGTACCGTTACTTGTATGCCCGCCCGCGCCCAGCCATGAACCCGGCCATGGGTAGTGCACCTGCTGATCGGGGCGCCTCCCATTCGGCGGAGATAGAGTACGCCCTCGGCAACCTGGCTACCAATAAAGTGTACGCCTGGACGCCCGACGACTACAAAGTTTCAGAGACCATGCAGAGCTACTTTGCCAATTTTATCAAAACCGGCAATCCAAACGG
- a CDS encoding glycoside hydrolase family 30 protein codes for MLPKLFSGLLLAALAIGSNATAQKATGKPQPYSVAGKKAQVFTTAANTPLRMAAGEALAFKPEAQPLETQVCIFVDPTKTFQTMLGIGGALTDAAAETFAKLPKAAQQEFLQAYYSPTKGIGYTLARTSIHSTDFSSGPYNYVADKDESLKSFSVKHDEQFRIPFIKQAQAAAGGKLTMYVTPWSPPAWMKDNNSMLQGGKLLPQYRQNWADYYVKFIKTYEQLGIPIWGLSVQNEPMAKQKWESCIFTAEEERDFVRDYLGPTLKKNGLGDRKLIAWDHNRDQIFQRASTILDDPKAAQYVWGIGYHWYETWTGSGMLFDNLKNVHEAYPNTNLIFTEGCIEKFNFDKVGDWALGERYGHSMINDFNNGTVGWTDWNVLLDETGGPNHVQNFCYAPIIGDTRSGKLLYTNSYYYIGHFSKFIRPGAKRITSSSNRDHLSTTAFLNPDGKVAVVVMNDSDKKQDFQLWVQNQATAAVSQPHSIMTFVVN; via the coding sequence ATGCTCCCCAAACTATTCTCTGGTCTGCTGCTGGCCGCCTTAGCTATCGGCAGCAACGCCACCGCCCAAAAAGCAACCGGTAAGCCGCAGCCTTATTCTGTAGCGGGCAAAAAAGCGCAGGTGTTTACCACGGCAGCGAATACGCCGCTGCGCATGGCAGCGGGTGAGGCGTTAGCATTCAAGCCGGAAGCGCAGCCCCTGGAAACCCAGGTGTGCATCTTTGTTGATCCTACAAAAACGTTTCAGACGATGCTCGGCATTGGAGGGGCGCTTACCGACGCCGCGGCCGAAACGTTCGCTAAGTTGCCCAAAGCGGCCCAACAAGAGTTTTTGCAGGCCTATTACAGCCCAACAAAGGGCATCGGCTACACGCTGGCCCGCACCAGCATTCACAGCACCGATTTTTCCAGCGGACCTTATAATTATGTGGCCGACAAAGACGAAAGCCTGAAGTCCTTCAGCGTAAAGCACGACGAGCAGTTTCGCATTCCCTTCATCAAGCAGGCGCAAGCAGCGGCGGGGGGCAAATTGACTATGTACGTGACCCCGTGGAGCCCACCCGCCTGGATGAAGGACAACAATAGTATGCTACAGGGGGGCAAATTGCTTCCTCAGTACCGGCAGAACTGGGCTGACTACTATGTTAAGTTTATCAAAACGTATGAGCAGCTGGGTATTCCGATCTGGGGCCTGAGCGTGCAGAACGAGCCAATGGCTAAGCAGAAGTGGGAGTCGTGCATTTTCACAGCCGAAGAGGAGCGCGACTTTGTTCGTGATTACCTCGGTCCAACGTTGAAGAAAAACGGCCTCGGCGACCGTAAGCTCATTGCTTGGGACCACAACCGTGACCAGATTTTCCAGCGGGCCAGCACCATTCTCGACGACCCTAAGGCCGCACAATATGTTTGGGGAATTGGCTATCATTGGTATGAAACCTGGACCGGCAGCGGCATGCTTTTCGACAACCTAAAAAATGTGCATGAGGCCTATCCGAACACGAACCTGATATTCACGGAGGGCTGCATTGAGAAATTCAACTTCGACAAAGTAGGCGACTGGGCGCTTGGCGAGCGCTACGGCCATTCCATGATCAACGACTTCAACAACGGCACCGTTGGCTGGACAGATTGGAACGTACTGCTAGACGAAACCGGCGGCCCCAACCACGTGCAGAACTTCTGCTACGCCCCCATAATCGGCGACACGCGCAGCGGTAAGCTCCTGTATACCAATAGCTACTACTACATCGGCCACTTCTCCAAGTTTATTCGCCCCGGCGCGAAACGTATCACCAGCTCCTCTAACCGCGACCATTTGAGCACAACAGCTTTCCTGAATCCGGATGGTAAGGTGGCCGTAGTGGTGATGAATGACAGCGACAAAAAGCAGGATTTTCAGCTGTGGGTACAGAACCAGGCTACGGCGGCCGTGAGTCAGCCGCATTCCATCATGACTTTCGTTGTGAATTAA